The Collimonas fungivorans Ter331 genome has a segment encoding these proteins:
- the ligD gene encoding DNA ligase D has product MSDPLTSYRKKRDFTVTPEPSTAGQASRGGRAFVIQKHWASRLHYDFRIELGGAMKSWAIPKGPSLDPKDKRMAVHVEDHPISYNSFEGDIPAGQYGAGKVIIWDKGSWEAVDGDPLKQYRSGHLKFELRGHKLHGRWALIRMKPDSQKKEAWLLIKEKDDYARPALTYSVVDEMPDSVAGLAVKEERKPAPVAASPRKHAKMPAGAVKAALPTHLAPQLATLADAAPGGAGWLYEIKFDGYRLLARVSGKSLRLYTRNGNDWTAKLPALTAALQRMKLPAGWYDGEIVVLDERGLPDFQRLQQAFDSAGSAAAVSYYLFDLPFYDGYDMRGVPLRERRKLLQSLFNTKTPAPVRLSDAFDVSAKDIVASACRMGLEGVIGKRQDSLYVTRRSTDWIKLKCTQRQEFVIGGYTDPQGSRIGIGSLLLGVHDAHGKLRYAGNVGTGFDARGLAALANKLKAISAASSPFSGATGRYRKVHWVEPLLLAEVSFAEWTADGHIRHSVFHGLRSDKQPQAINRENAMHIPAAEPQSKTLESLKVTHGERVIDAASGITKIELIRYYGLVAPLMLPHLKGRPVSLLRAPDGLAGQLFFQKHLGEIKMHGVRQLATALDPGHPPLLEIAGAGGLLSAAQMNVLEFHTWNALKTSIMKPDRMTFDLDPGEKTTWESVQQAALLLRAFLQQLELEAVIKTSGGKGLHVVVPIKKQHGWDTVKDFSHAIVDHLAGALPDRFVARSGARNRVGKIFVDYLRNGFGATTAAAWSVRARPGLGVSVPIGWDELEKIKGGAHWTVADIHARLDQGNAPWEANGSRPQSLARPMKILEFKPARK; this is encoded by the coding sequence ATGTCCGACCCATTGACAAGCTACAGGAAAAAGCGGGATTTCACCGTCACCCCGGAGCCGTCTACGGCAGGGCAGGCCAGCCGCGGCGGGCGCGCGTTCGTCATACAAAAGCATTGGGCCTCGCGGCTGCACTACGATTTCCGCATCGAACTCGGCGGCGCGATGAAAAGCTGGGCGATTCCCAAGGGACCCAGCCTGGATCCCAAGGACAAGCGCATGGCGGTGCATGTCGAGGACCATCCGATTTCCTACAACAGCTTCGAGGGGGACATTCCGGCCGGCCAATATGGCGCCGGCAAAGTCATCATATGGGACAAAGGCAGCTGGGAAGCTGTCGACGGCGACCCGCTCAAGCAATACCGGAGCGGCCATCTGAAATTCGAATTGCGCGGACACAAATTGCACGGGCGCTGGGCCCTGATACGGATGAAACCGGATAGCCAAAAAAAAGAAGCCTGGCTGTTGATCAAGGAAAAAGACGACTACGCGCGGCCGGCGCTGACGTACAGCGTTGTGGATGAAATGCCGGACAGCGTCGCCGGACTGGCTGTCAAAGAAGAACGGAAACCGGCCCCGGTTGCCGCCAGCCCGCGCAAGCACGCAAAAATGCCGGCTGGCGCGGTCAAGGCCGCATTGCCCACGCATCTGGCGCCGCAGCTGGCGACCCTGGCTGACGCCGCACCCGGCGGCGCGGGCTGGTTATATGAAATCAAGTTCGATGGTTATCGTCTGCTGGCCCGGGTCAGCGGCAAATCCTTGCGCTTGTACACGCGCAACGGCAATGACTGGACCGCAAAGTTACCGGCTTTGACAGCTGCGCTGCAACGGATGAAATTGCCGGCAGGCTGGTATGACGGCGAAATCGTCGTGCTTGATGAGCGCGGCTTGCCCGATTTCCAGCGCCTGCAGCAGGCCTTCGATAGTGCCGGCAGCGCTGCAGCCGTCAGCTACTACCTGTTCGACCTGCCTTTTTACGATGGTTACGATATGCGCGGCGTGCCGCTGCGTGAGCGGCGCAAGCTGCTGCAATCCCTGTTCAACACAAAAACGCCGGCGCCGGTCCGCCTCAGCGATGCGTTTGACGTCAGCGCCAAGGATATCGTCGCCTCCGCCTGCCGGATGGGCCTGGAAGGAGTGATCGGCAAACGGCAGGACTCCCTGTATGTCACGCGCCGCTCCACCGACTGGATCAAGCTGAAATGCACCCAGCGCCAGGAGTTTGTCATCGGCGGCTACACCGATCCGCAAGGCTCGCGCATCGGCATAGGTTCGCTGCTGCTGGGAGTGCACGATGCCCACGGCAAGCTGCGCTACGCGGGAAATGTCGGCACCGGCTTCGATGCGCGCGGCCTGGCGGCGCTGGCAAACAAACTCAAGGCAATATCCGCCGCCAGCAGTCCTTTCAGCGGCGCCACCGGACGCTATCGAAAAGTGCATTGGGTAGAGCCGCTGCTGCTGGCGGAAGTGTCGTTCGCCGAATGGACCGCCGACGGCCATATCCGCCATTCCGTGTTCCATGGCTTGCGCAGCGATAAACAGCCGCAGGCAATCAACCGGGAGAACGCCATGCATATTCCTGCCGCAGAGCCGCAAAGCAAGACGCTCGAATCGCTGAAAGTCACGCACGGCGAACGCGTGATCGACGCTGCCAGCGGCATCACCAAAATCGAGCTGATACGCTATTACGGCCTGGTTGCGCCGCTGATGCTGCCGCACCTGAAGGGCCGGCCGGTGTCATTGCTGCGGGCCCCGGACGGGCTCGCCGGCCAGCTGTTCTTCCAGAAGCACCTGGGCGAGATCAAGATGCATGGCGTGCGCCAGCTGGCGACGGCGCTGGACCCTGGCCATCCGCCCTTGCTGGAAATCGCCGGAGCCGGAGGACTGCTATCGGCGGCGCAAATGAATGTGCTTGAATTCCATACATGGAATGCGCTCAAGACGTCCATCATGAAACCCGACCGCATGACTTTCGATCTCGATCCCGGCGAAAAAACCACATGGGAATCGGTGCAGCAAGCTGCTCTGCTGCTGCGCGCTTTCCTGCAGCAACTGGAGCTGGAGGCCGTGATCAAGACCAGCGGCGGCAAAGGTCTGCACGTGGTGGTGCCGATCAAGAAACAGCATGGCTGGGATACGGTGAAGGATTTTTCGCATGCCATCGTGGATCATCTTGCCGGCGCTTTGCCGGATCGTTTTGTCGCCAGGAGCGGCGCGCGCAACCGGGTCGGGAAAATATTCGTCGATTACCTGCGCAACGGATTCGGTGCGACGACGGCGGCGGCCTGGTCGGTGCGGGCCCGGCCGGGCCTTGGCGTGTCCGTGCCGATAGGCTGGGATGAGCTGGAAAAAATCAAGGGCGGCGCGCACTGGACCGTGGCCGACATCCATGCGCGGCTGGACCAGGGAAATGCGCCATGGGAAGCAAATGGCTCCAGGCCGCAAAGCCTGGCGCGGCCCATGAAAATCCTGGAATTCAAACCGGCGCGGAAATAA
- a CDS encoding chromate transporter — translation MTTESIATDQDLTPAAPSTRELFFGFLTLGLIGFGGVLPLARRMIVEQRRWLNPVQFTDMLGLCQFLPGGNIINLSVAIGLHFRGVGGALASLLGLILAPSAIVIGLGVVYQRFQDNPSVQHLFAGLAAAASGLLISMALKMLVPILKKPLPLFIASLFFISIALLRLPLLPTMLVLAPLSVIAVWKLPS, via the coding sequence ATGACTACAGAATCCATCGCTACTGACCAAGACCTAACGCCCGCCGCGCCTTCCACCCGCGAGCTGTTCTTCGGCTTCCTGACACTCGGGCTGATCGGCTTCGGCGGCGTGCTGCCGCTGGCGCGCCGCATGATCGTCGAGCAGCGCCGCTGGCTGAACCCGGTGCAATTCACCGACATGCTTGGCTTGTGCCAGTTTCTGCCGGGCGGCAACATCATCAACCTGTCGGTGGCGATAGGCTTGCACTTCCGCGGCGTCGGCGGCGCCTTGGCGTCCCTGCTGGGACTGATCTTAGCGCCATCGGCGATCGTGATTGGGCTCGGCGTGGTCTACCAGCGCTTCCAGGACAATCCCTCGGTGCAGCATCTGTTCGCCGGCCTGGCCGCGGCAGCTTCCGGCCTGCTGATCTCGATGGCGCTGAAAATGCTGGTTCCGATCCTCAAAAAACCGCTGCCGCTGTTCATCGCCAGCCTGTTTTTTATCTCGATCGCCCTGCTGCGCCTGCCTTTGCTGCCGACCATGCTGGTGCTGGCCCCGCTCAGCGTGATCGCCGTCTGGAAGCTGCCGTCATGA
- a CDS encoding DUF4019 domain-containing protein → MTTLLSLKKISCTAGFALAGLFAANSAFAQGTASIDGAIATASQWIALADSNQAERMWSSSGTAMQKSTSKEDWLKYVSAVKTELGPLNSRQWAQIVHVTNPPELPPGEYLNIAFAGRFAKAPTVEKVSMVQAGDKWIPVGYVITKFEPAPAAAAAAADPKK, encoded by the coding sequence ATGACTACTTTGCTATCGCTCAAGAAGATTTCTTGCACTGCCGGATTTGCCCTGGCCGGCCTGTTCGCCGCGAATTCCGCATTTGCCCAGGGCACGGCGTCGATCGACGGCGCCATTGCTACCGCCTCGCAATGGATAGCGCTGGCCGACAGCAACCAGGCCGAACGGATGTGGAGCAGCAGCGGCACCGCCATGCAGAAAAGCACGAGCAAGGAAGACTGGCTGAAATACGTGAGTGCGGTGAAGACGGAACTGGGGCCGCTGAACAGCCGCCAGTGGGCGCAAATCGTTCATGTCACCAACCCGCCGGAACTGCCGCCGGGAGAGTACCTGAATATCGCGTTTGCCGGACGTTTTGCCAAAGCGCCGACCGTTGAAAAAGTGTCCATGGTGCAGGCCGGCGATAAATGGATACCGGTCGGTTACGTGATCACGAAATTCGAGCCGGCTCCGGCCGCAGCTGCTGCCGCCGCCGATCCTAAAAAATAA
- a CDS encoding ABC transporter permease, which translates to MTVLRTLDSWWRMLHLVGIALAMGVSPSTYHRANRSATYRYIYSGTWQILPWFTLLSTLLSLVLIRIVLVTALSYGLSRYALEMMVRVLVLELIPLSAALFVALRAGLAFKGAQLPATAAGQSATAPDIAQLQQDLVPRVIASAFSVMSLATVSGMIVLLLAYVNVYGVTPWGLLDYTRTVGRVFDPAVTLGFALKTLLFGLAVAIIPTAAILESARRHTTLSSTLQPGATRLLFVLVLIEVGALAVKYI; encoded by the coding sequence GTGACTGTCCTGCGCACCCTGGACAGCTGGTGGCGCATGCTGCACCTGGTCGGCATCGCGCTGGCCATGGGCGTGTCGCCGTCCACCTATCACCGGGCCAACCGCAGCGCCACCTACCGCTACATCTACAGCGGCACCTGGCAGATCCTGCCATGGTTCACCCTGCTTTCGACCTTGCTCAGCCTGGTGCTGATCCGCATCGTGCTGGTCACCGCGCTAAGCTACGGCCTATCGCGCTATGCGCTGGAAATGATGGTGCGGGTGCTGGTGCTGGAGCTGATCCCGTTGTCGGCGGCGCTGTTCGTGGCGCTGCGCGCCGGCCTGGCATTCAAGGGCGCGCAGCTGCCGGCAACCGCCGCCGGCCAGAGCGCGACGGCGCCGGACATAGCGCAGCTGCAGCAGGACCTGGTGCCGCGCGTCATCGCCAGCGCCTTCTCGGTAATGAGCCTGGCGACAGTGAGCGGCATGATTGTCTTGCTGCTGGCGTATGTCAATGTCTACGGCGTCACTCCCTGGGGCCTGCTCGACTACACCCGCACCGTGGGGCGGGTGTTCGATCCGGCGGTGACGCTCGGTTTCGCCCTGAAAACCCTGCTGTTCGGGCTGGCGGTAGCGATCATTCCCACGGCTGCGATCCTTGAAAGCGCGCGCCGCCACACTACGCTGTCATCCACGCTGCAGCCTGGCGCCACGCGCCTGCTGTTCGTGCTGGTCCTGATCGAGGTCGGGGCGCTGGCGGTGAAATACATTTAA
- a CDS encoding MlaD family protein gives MALAPDSPPVRPPANVELKALLLLILMAALVCGFVLYVMYARGVFESTQRLVLVADDSEGVLVGMDLTFSGFPIGRVQRIDLGADGKARILIDVPRKDANWLRTSSVFTLERGLVGDTRIRAFTGVLDDPLLPPDSVRTVLRGDTAAEIPRLVATARELLENLQTITAADSSLNTSLANVQAMTGRLNGQYGVLGGALGGDENAKKIIATLDRVNALLTKADQRVFGQPGQRGVMDDAQAAIVQLNNVLSDARTSLKKVDAVLAEAQAVGSNARIASNDLGALRAEVDASLRKVTQLVDEINRKWPFARNTELKLP, from the coding sequence ATGGCACTCGCCCCTGATTCCCCGCCTGTCCGGCCGCCCGCCAATGTTGAACTCAAGGCGTTGCTGCTGCTGATCCTGATGGCCGCGCTGGTATGCGGTTTTGTGCTGTACGTGATGTATGCGCGCGGGGTATTCGAAAGCACCCAGCGCCTGGTGCTGGTGGCGGACGATTCCGAGGGCGTGCTGGTCGGCATGGACCTGACTTTCTCCGGCTTTCCTATCGGCCGCGTGCAGCGCATAGACCTCGGTGCGGACGGCAAGGCGCGCATCCTGATCGACGTCCCGCGCAAAGACGCCAACTGGCTGCGCACCAGCAGCGTATTCACGCTGGAGCGCGGCCTGGTCGGCGACACCCGCATCCGCGCCTTTACCGGCGTGCTCGACGATCCGCTGCTGCCGCCGGATTCGGTGCGCACCGTACTGCGCGGCGACACCGCGGCGGAAATTCCGCGCCTGGTGGCGACCGCCAGGGAACTGCTGGAAAACCTGCAGACCATCACCGCCGCCGACTCCAGCCTCAACACCAGCCTGGCCAATGTACAGGCCATGACCGGCCGCCTGAACGGGCAATACGGCGTGCTGGGCGGCGCCCTCGGCGGCGACGAGAACGCCAAAAAAATCATCGCCACCCTGGACCGCGTCAATGCGCTGCTGACCAAGGCCGACCAGCGCGTCTTTGGCCAGCCCGGCCAGCGCGGCGTGATGGACGATGCGCAAGCCGCGATTGTCCAGCTCAACAATGTATTGAGCGATGCCCGCACCAGCCTCAAGAAGGTCGATGCGGTGCTGGCCGAGGCGCAGGCGGTGGGCAGCAATGCCCGCATCGCCAGCAACGACCTGGGCGCGCTGCGCGCCGAAGTCGACGCCAGCTTGCGCAAGGTGACCCAGCTGGTCGACGAAATCAACCGCAAATGGCCCTTCGCCCGCAATACGGAGCTCAAACTGCCATGA
- a CDS encoding DUF4142 domain-containing protein yields MISSFRPQARLFHPQSSRKLIAMLGIAVLAGLAFSASQALAADSLARQDKSFLTDAAHAGHAEIDASKLALEKSSNPAVKSFAEKMIADHGKVGDELKALAASKNVSVPDEPGMAQKAKIAILGKLQGPTFDKQYAGMIGVSAHKDAVSLFKKTAAGAKDADIKQFAASNLPGLQERLEMATQLKASVDAEK; encoded by the coding sequence ATGATCTCGTCCTTCCGTCCGCAAGCCCGCCTGTTTCATCCACAATCGTCCAGGAAATTGATCGCCATGCTGGGAATCGCCGTCTTGGCTGGACTGGCGTTCAGCGCAAGCCAGGCGCTGGCGGCAGACAGCCTGGCGCGCCAGGATAAAAGCTTCCTGACCGATGCCGCCCATGCCGGCCACGCCGAAATCGATGCCAGCAAGCTGGCCCTGGAGAAGAGCAGCAATCCGGCAGTCAAGAGTTTTGCCGAAAAGATGATCGCCGACCACGGCAAGGTCGGCGACGAACTGAAGGCGCTGGCCGCCTCTAAAAATGTCAGCGTGCCGGATGAACCCGGAATGGCGCAAAAAGCAAAAATCGCAATTCTCGGCAAGCTGCAAGGCCCCACATTCGACAAGCAGTACGCCGGCATGATTGGCGTATCGGCCCACAAGGACGCGGTTAGCCTATTCAAGAAAACCGCCGCCGGCGCCAAGGACGCCGACATCAAGCAGTTTGCCGCCAGCAATTTGCCTGGCCTGCAGGAGCGCCTGGAAATGGCGACGCAGCTAAAGGCTAGCGTCGACGCTGAAAAATGA
- a CDS encoding methyltransferase domain-containing protein, with product MNKTTDAVTDFWDAKQYMHFGNERLRPALDLLAYVPEQEPQRVVDLGCGTGNISALLKARWPAADVLGVDSSENMLAAAAAAVPECRFERADLAHWQPEGLLDVIYSNATLQWLPDHPALFPRFLSFLRGGAWLAVQMPAMHDAPLRKMQAELARSPAFAPHLRGVPQQPSILTAENYYDLLRSRASKLDIWETTYLHTLRGENAVAEWAAGTSLRPYLEALPEDKRAAFRAAYAETMREAYPQRENGVTLLPFKRLFIVANV from the coding sequence ATGAACAAGACTACGGATGCGGTTACAGATTTTTGGGACGCCAAGCAGTACATGCACTTCGGCAATGAACGCTTGCGTCCCGCCCTCGACCTGCTGGCTTATGTGCCGGAGCAGGAACCGCAGCGCGTGGTCGACCTCGGCTGCGGCACCGGCAATATTTCTGCCTTGCTGAAGGCTCGCTGGCCGGCCGCCGACGTGCTGGGCGTCGACAGCTCGGAAAACATGCTGGCGGCAGCCGCCGCGGCGGTGCCGGAATGCCGCTTCGAGCGCGCCGACCTGGCGCACTGGCAGCCAGAAGGATTGCTGGATGTGATTTATTCCAATGCGACGCTGCAATGGCTGCCCGACCATCCCGCCTTGTTCCCGCGCTTTCTGTCTTTCCTGCGCGGCGGCGCCTGGCTGGCGGTGCAGATGCCGGCGATGCATGATGCACCGCTGAGGAAAATGCAGGCGGAGCTGGCCAGGTCGCCAGCGTTTGCGCCTCACCTGCGCGGAGTGCCGCAACAGCCGTCGATCCTGACCGCGGAAAACTATTACGACCTGCTGCGCTCCCGCGCCAGCAAGCTGGATATCTGGGAAACTACCTACTTGCATACCTTGCGCGGCGAAAATGCGGTGGCGGAATGGGCCGCGGGCACCAGCCTGCGGCCTTACCTGGAAGCGCTGCCGGAAGACAAGCGCGCAGCCTTCCGCGCCGCCTATGCGGAAACGATGCGGGAAGCCTATCCGCAACGCGAAAACGGCGTCACACTGTTGCCATTCAAGCGGCTTTTCATCGTCGCCAACGTCTGA
- a CDS encoding type 1 glutamine amidotransferase domain-containing protein, producing the protein MSANDKQQKNVRSGKHDSPDEITLDNANEMSFPASDPVASSNITRVAEAPDMAAAAADHQNSNAVEGGVDSGKPPAASLSHMNIAILVTDGFEQAELLDPKKALEEAGATVHVVSDQSESVQGFQHTEKALRVSVDKALAKALPEDYAAVLLPGGVVNGDALRMSPQARGFIQSINKADKPIASICHGGWLLISAGIAKDRTVTSWPSLQDDFRNAGSTWLDKEVVRDRNFVSSRKPDDIPAFNQAFISLLREQQQAASHPGQK; encoded by the coding sequence ATGAGCGCCAATGACAAACAGCAAAAAAATGTCCGTTCCGGCAAGCACGACAGTCCCGATGAAATCACACTCGACAATGCCAATGAAATGTCGTTCCCGGCCAGCGACCCGGTAGCTTCCTCCAACATCACGCGCGTCGCCGAAGCGCCGGACATGGCCGCCGCCGCGGCCGACCATCAAAACAGCAATGCGGTAGAAGGCGGCGTCGACAGCGGCAAGCCGCCGGCAGCCAGCCTGAGCCACATGAACATCGCCATCCTGGTCACCGACGGTTTCGAGCAAGCCGAGCTGCTGGATCCGAAAAAAGCGCTGGAAGAAGCCGGTGCCACCGTCCATGTCGTTTCCGACCAGAGCGAGAGCGTGCAAGGCTTCCAGCATACCGAGAAAGCCCTGCGGGTAAGCGTCGACAAGGCGCTGGCCAAGGCTCTGCCGGAAGATTATGCGGCAGTGCTGCTGCCGGGCGGCGTGGTCAACGGCGACGCGCTGCGCATGTCGCCGCAGGCGCGCGGCTTCATACAAAGCATCAACAAGGCGGACAAGCCGATTGCCTCGATCTGCCATGGCGGCTGGCTGCTGATATCGGCCGGCATCGCCAAGGACCGCACCGTGACCAGCTGGCCGAGCCTGCAAGACGATTTCAGGAATGCCGGCAGCACATGGCTGGACAAGGAAGTGGTGCGCGACCGCAATTTCGTTTCATCGCGCAAGCCTGACGACATCCCGGCGTTCAACCAGGCCTTCATCAGCCTGCTGCGCGAACAGCAGCAGGCTGCATCTCACCCCGGACAAAAGTGA
- a CDS encoding Ku protein: protein MSRRVIWKGAISFGLVHIPVALHAATSEQGLDFDWLDKRSMDPVGYKRVNKRTGREVARENIVKGIAYEEGQYVVLSQEEIAAAYPKTTQTIEIEAFVAATDIPFVYLQRPYYIAPINKAAKVYALLREILHKSGKVGIAKVVIQTKQHLALLAPVGPALVLELLRWGDEVRSWDELDLPPAGSKAAGLTAKELQMAKQLVSEMSQRWQAEDFTDTFKEQILKLVEEKIKAGDTAAVSEVETASADTAGAKIYDLTEMLQRSLNKSPGKAAKPRSAKAPASKRTSAAKGKPSPKRSTA from the coding sequence ATGAGCCGGCGCGTGATCTGGAAAGGGGCGATATCGTTCGGCCTGGTCCATATTCCGGTCGCCCTGCATGCGGCGACGTCCGAGCAGGGGCTGGATTTCGACTGGCTGGACAAGCGTTCGATGGATCCGGTCGGCTACAAGCGCGTCAACAAAAGAACCGGCCGGGAGGTGGCGCGCGAAAACATTGTCAAGGGCATCGCTTATGAGGAAGGGCAGTACGTGGTCCTGTCGCAGGAAGAAATCGCTGCCGCCTATCCAAAGACCACGCAGACTATTGAAATAGAAGCGTTTGTCGCCGCGACGGATATTCCTTTTGTGTACCTGCAGCGGCCTTATTACATAGCGCCTATCAACAAAGCAGCCAAAGTGTACGCGCTGTTGCGCGAGATACTCCACAAAAGCGGCAAGGTCGGCATCGCCAAGGTGGTGATCCAGACCAAGCAGCACCTGGCCCTGCTGGCGCCGGTCGGTCCGGCGCTGGTGCTGGAGCTGCTACGCTGGGGCGACGAGGTGCGCAGCTGGGACGAACTGGACCTGCCGCCGGCGGGCAGCAAGGCCGCCGGCCTGACTGCCAAGGAATTGCAGATGGCGAAACAGCTGGTAAGTGAAATGAGCCAGCGCTGGCAGGCTGAAGATTTCACCGATACGTTCAAGGAACAGATCCTGAAACTGGTCGAGGAAAAAATCAAGGCTGGCGACACCGCTGCGGTCAGCGAAGTGGAAACAGCGTCCGCCGATACCGCCGGCGCAAAGATCTATGACCTCACCGAAATGCTTCAGCGCAGCCTGAACAAAAGCCCAGGCAAAGCCGCCAAGCCGCGTTCGGCCAAAGCCCCGGCCAGCAAAAGGACGTCGGCAGCCAAGGGCAAACCTTCCCCTAAACGTTCAACAGCCTGA
- a CDS encoding lipase family protein, with protein sequence MRHTQFSHPSKLVAAALLGLALCACGGGGDDNVVPQSKAFTADGGVSAFYRWNAVLPSAPGVLLQQEPLPASQVLPNASQAVRILYSSTDGDDGKTAIYVSGDLQLPKGAPPVGGWPLIAWAHGTVGVADVCAPSWTVRDPRDVDYLDAWLAQGYAVVSTDYQGLGTPGLHPYLHARPEAYSVLDSIRAVSKNFPQLSSSVVIVGQSQGAQGAIATAAYAPSYAPEIKLLGTVATGVPYQLQSVLAYLNALTAQVPTNGFTSVLGTLEAYAWLGYATAERVVPGFLLSDHLTAKGKTFYAVAASQCLGPIEDNIMQNKLVTSDVFNGDVTAWATQTLQSSNYPTVKFAAPVFVGTGTLDTDIPTAVQYLFAKDACAAGSTIEQHYYPGQTHDSTVLASLADSKPFVQKLFAGLPVTSNCAALTPPP encoded by the coding sequence ATGCGCCATACCCAGTTCAGCCATCCTTCGAAATTGGTTGCCGCCGCTCTGCTTGGTCTGGCGCTCTGCGCCTGCGGCGGTGGCGGCGACGATAACGTCGTGCCGCAATCGAAAGCGTTCACCGCCGATGGCGGCGTATCCGCGTTTTACCGCTGGAATGCGGTTTTACCCAGCGCGCCTGGCGTGCTGCTGCAGCAGGAACCGCTGCCGGCCAGCCAGGTGCTGCCGAATGCATCGCAGGCGGTGCGCATCCTGTACAGTTCGACCGACGGCGACGACGGCAAGACCGCCATCTACGTTTCCGGCGATCTGCAGCTGCCCAAGGGCGCGCCGCCGGTCGGCGGCTGGCCTTTGATCGCCTGGGCCCATGGCACGGTCGGCGTGGCCGATGTCTGCGCGCCGTCGTGGACGGTGCGCGACCCGCGCGACGTCGATTACCTGGACGCCTGGCTGGCGCAAGGTTATGCCGTGGTGTCTACCGATTACCAGGGATTGGGCACGCCCGGCCTGCATCCTTACTTGCACGCAAGGCCTGAAGCTTACAGCGTGCTCGACAGCATCCGCGCGGTTTCCAAAAATTTCCCGCAGTTATCCAGTTCGGTAGTGATCGTCGGCCAGTCGCAAGGCGCGCAGGGAGCGATCGCCACTGCCGCCTACGCGCCCAGCTACGCGCCTGAAATCAAGCTGCTGGGAACGGTGGCGACCGGCGTTCCCTACCAGCTGCAAAGCGTGCTGGCTTACCTGAATGCACTGACGGCGCAAGTCCCCACCAATGGCTTTACCTCGGTGCTGGGGACGCTGGAAGCATATGCGTGGCTGGGCTACGCCACTGCGGAGCGAGTAGTGCCGGGTTTCCTGCTGTCGGATCACCTGACCGCCAAGGGCAAGACGTTTTATGCGGTGGCGGCGAGCCAGTGCCTGGGGCCGATTGAAGACAACATCATGCAGAACAAGCTGGTCACTTCCGATGTGTTCAACGGCGACGTCACCGCCTGGGCCACGCAAACCCTGCAGTCGTCCAACTATCCGACGGTCAAGTTCGCGGCGCCGGTATTTGTCGGCACCGGCACCCTGGATACCGATATCCCGACCGCGGTCCAGTACCTGTTCGCGAAAGACGCCTGTGCTGCCGGCAGCACCATCGAGCAGCATTATTATCCCGGCCAGACCCATGACAGCACGGTGCTGGCCTCGCTGGCCGATTCCAAGCCTTTCGTGCAGAAATTGTTTGCCGGCTTGCCGGTCACCTCGAATTGCGCGGCGCTGACGCCGCCGCCCTGA
- a CDS encoding transcriptional regulator GcvA, translated as MSRKLPPLQALRAFEVAARFENFSAAAEELHVTHGAVSRQVAALEAWLGMQVFHRLGKRVQLTDDGRRYLLTVQAAFDNIAAATKLLRESGTVRVLHINALSTFAMRWLLPRLSGFQRLYPGVELKLSTSTSQQPLGESGELFDVAIRRGPGHWPNCISGEFLEESELPVCSPALLARAPIRSAGDLAAHTLLHSDTRPDAWPKWLAEANVAPALCKKKQSFDHFYLALQAAVDGLGVALGPLPLISDELASGRLVTPLAEPVIRARSYWWIVARHQAEQPLIKHFCDWLQQESLR; from the coding sequence ATGTCCCGTAAACTTCCTCCCCTGCAAGCGCTGCGCGCATTTGAAGTCGCGGCGCGCTTTGAAAATTTCTCGGCCGCCGCCGAAGAGCTGCATGTGACACATGGCGCGGTCAGCCGCCAGGTGGCGGCGCTGGAAGCCTGGCTCGGCATGCAAGTGTTCCACCGCCTCGGCAAGCGAGTGCAGCTGACCGACGACGGCCGGCGCTACCTGCTGACGGTGCAGGCGGCATTCGACAATATCGCTGCCGCCACCAAGCTGCTGCGGGAATCGGGCACGGTGCGGGTGCTGCACATCAATGCCTTGTCGACCTTTGCCATGCGCTGGCTGCTGCCGCGACTGAGCGGATTCCAGCGCCTGTATCCGGGGGTCGAGCTGAAGCTGTCGACTTCCACTTCGCAGCAGCCGCTGGGCGAATCGGGCGAGCTGTTCGACGTTGCTATACGGCGCGGCCCGGGACACTGGCCGAACTGCATCAGCGGCGAATTCCTGGAAGAAAGCGAGCTGCCGGTCTGCAGCCCGGCATTGCTGGCGCGTGCGCCCATCCGCAGCGCAGGCGACCTGGCGGCGCATACCTTGCTGCATTCGGATACGCGTCCCGACGCCTGGCCGAAATGGCTGGCGGAAGCCAATGTAGCCCCAGCCCTGTGCAAGAAAAAACAATCGTTCGACCATTTTTACCTAGCCTTGCAGGCCGCGGTCGACGGCCTCGGCGTGGCGCTCGGGCCGTTGCCGCTGATTAGCGATGAGCTGGCCAGCGGCCGCCTGGTGACGCCACTGGCTGAACCGGTGATCCGCGCCAGGAGTTATTGGTGGATAGTGGCGCGGCACCAGGCAGAGCAGCCTTTGATCAAGCATTTTTGCGACTGGCTGCAGCAGGAATCGCTGCGCTGA